The window AGGAACTATTACACCTTCAGGTTTTAACACGTTCGGCACTGTAATTGACCCACTTTTGTCAAATTCAAATACAATGGTGAAAACATCAGGTAATTGTCGGAAGGATGGCATATTAAACATCATAATATGGTATCCACCCTTCTTAAACTCTATTTCTCCGTTCGGTATATTCACATGTTCAATCTGATACATACTCCCGTCTTTGACATTGTGCAATTCAAATGTTGCTTCAGGGAACTCAGGAATCATAAAACCTGTAAAAGTGTCTTCGCCACCATTATTCCTTATTGTAAAATAGCCAGAGTAAACTCCTTCGCCTTTCATTGAAGAAGGGGCAATCGAAATATTCTCGATTACTATATCAGGCGCCTTGTCACTACTACATCCAGTAGTAAAGATAAACATTGATAATAGTACCGCCATTATTAAAATTTTTCTCACTAAATACCCTCCCATTGTTACAAACATGCTATTTCCCGTACATCGCCATCAATCAAGTGAAATCTACGGTTCGCTGCCTCTGCCCATTGTGGGTGATGAGTGACCATAACAACAGCCTTCCCGTTCTTCACCTGATCCTTCAATAACTTCATCACTTCTTCTGCCCAATGTATGTCTAAATCGTTCGTTGGTTCATCTGCAATCACCAAAGATACGTCATTCACAAGTGCTCTTGCAACAGCTACTCGACGTCGTTGTCCAACACTCAGTTGATGCGGTAGAAAACGTAAACGTTCTCCTAACCCAAGCTTTCCTAAAAGCTCTATCGCCCTTTCACGTTGCGCCTTACTAGAAGATTTCCTCGTCTGTAAATATGTAGAGAAGAGTACGTTCTCAAGCACCGTTAATGTAGGAAATACGTTCGCCTCTTGAAATATAAACCCTACTTGGTTCGCTCTGATGGTTGTTAACTGAGCGTCCGTTAGGTTCGATATATCTTTTCCTTGAATCGATACAGAACCAGTTGTCGGGCGAAGCAATCCACCCATCACATATAAAAGTGTGCTTTTCCCTGTGCCAGATGGGCCTTCAATGGTAACGAATTCCCCAGCCTTAATGTCCAACGACACTTCCTTTATCGGACACACTTTTTCCCCAGCATCATATTCTTTCGTCACTTTCTGCAATCGACATATATCCACCGGTTCACCCCATTATAAATTGCTTCGCGAAATCGCTTCTTGTGGATCTAATCTTGAGCTGCTCCAAGCAGGGTAAAAAGCTGCGAACAATCCTAGTAAGATAGCAACCCCTAGACTTACACTGCCTGTCAAAAACACATCTGTAGGCGTGATGTTCCAAGGCGGCATCACAAGAATTCCTTTTAGCCATTGCATGACATGAACAGAGCCATAACTACCTACAAGAATTCCTATACACCATCCGACAAGTACTGTAAACATTACTTCAATCATGACCATTAGAAAGGCATCAAGTCTTCTGCCACCTAGTGCACGCATGACCCCAATTTCCCTTCTCCGCTCACGCGCTAATGATAAGAATCTACCGAATAAAGCTAAGGCAGAAGTAATGGCAAGGATAATCCACAGCCATAATAGAATTTGGTTCACTGCTTGCATTTGTCCCTTCATTTCCCCTATGATTTCGCCCGAAGTAATTGCTTGTACCGGTAGTCCCATTTGGTTAATCTGGCGAGCAATAAGTTGAGGGGGATACCCTTCATCTGCTTGAATCATGATGACGGATATCAGGTCTTCTGGATTTTGTGACAGCCAATACCCTTGTAGCCCTGGGCTTTCTGCAGCCAATTCGCGAGCAACAGCAATATCCATAAAGATTGTCTCATCCATACCCGTTCCTGTTTGTTTCAATTGACCTGCAACTACGAATATTTCATCAAGAATGATTGCATGATCTCCGAAAAATGGCTTCACGATTCCACCAATTAAGATTTGCTCTGGGTCTAATGGAATCGAGATTTCCGTTTCTAACCATGGCGCAATGAGAAAGTCTGTGCTTGCATCATATCCAATTAATCTCTTTGCCTCTTTTAAATTACAACAACTCTCATCTAAAGACTGTGTGAAAAATTGCGGAGTAGCCTTAGCGATACCTTCAATTTCTAGTATTCTATCAAAATACTGTGATGGCATATACGCATTCACAGGTTCTGCAGTAAACAAGGTTTGTTGTGCGTTCACACCTACAACTTGAGGCAATACCACAACGTCTGCACCTAATCTCTCTGAGGATAACTGTATACTCCCTTGTAACATTGCTAGAATCATATGAGCAATCACAAACGTAGCAATCGCAATTGCTACTAAGAGAATCGTTAACAGCGATTGATGCATACGCCTTGTAACATTTCGCCAAGCCAAATGGAACATGTAGACACTTCCTTACTTCTTAAAATAAGCTAATCCTACTGGACCACCTGTAATTGCAATATTACTAATTTCGTTCTGTTTCTTGACATCAAAAATCTGTATAGAATTAGAATCCATATTAGTAACTGCTACCTTCGTAAATTCCCCTACAGTTGTGAGAGCAAAAGGATATTCACCCGTAGCAAAACGCGCTACTTCCGTATTATCCTTTTTCACATCTATCGCTACTATTTCCTTTGTTTCATGAAGAAGGATATAAAGATAAGGATCTGCTAATTCAAGTGCTGCCGGCATATCTGATGTTGGAATTACACCAAGCTTTTCTTTGTTGGTTAAATCAAAGATAAAAACTTCATCGGCATCATCTTGCACTCCATGCCCACCACTATAGATTCTATCTGATTGAATATCGTAAGCGAGCCCTGAACTCTTAGGTACAGTTTCAAAAGTGTCTAGTATTTGTAGTGTGGTTAAGTCTATTATTACTAGAGTTCCTGCATCATGATTTGTTACTGCTAGCCTATTATTTGGTAGAATTTCTAAATTATAAGGGGACTTCCCTGTAACGATCTCGCCAATTACTTCTCTAGAAGTTAAATCTATAATAGAAACAGTATCTGCCCCTGAGTTGCTCACATACGCTCTATTCTGTGCTTCTTCTGTAATAATTAAAGCTGGGATACGTCCCACGGTCACTTTATGTAAAATATCAAATGTATCTAAGTCCAAAAACCATACTTCATTACTTAAAGCACAAGCAATTAACAATTGGTTTCTATCCTTATCGACTGCAATCCCATATGGCTTCTTCCCAACTCTTTGTTCAGACGTAACTTTCCCTGTTGCAAGGTCAATAGCAACTACCTTATCCTCGTTCATAGCCGTGACATAAAGTCGTTCATTATAAGTAATCGGCGTTGGATTTAACGGAGCCCACTCTTCTTGTTGCGGATTGTTGGTAGTGCTTTTAGCAGTATCCTTAGTACCGCAAGCAGTTCCAATGAAAAGCAGAGAAATAACTAACATTACAATCAATAGTTTTTTTCTAATATCGCACATGATGTTTCCCTTCTTTACCAGTCTGTAATTGATTTTAAACTTATACTAGATTAGAATCATTATAATTTATATTCTATTTTACTAACCCAATTTTTACAACATATATTTATTAAAAACTTTGTGCCATTTTCTCTTTTTACAACCTTTGTTTCTAGATATAAAGAAAACTTGGCATTCGCCAAGCCTTATGGCGAAGCACACAAGCGCATAAGGCTCGCTATTTGCTTCGCATAGTCTCGCTTTAAGAATGTCTTAGTTGCACTGACGCATAAACACAGCAGTTTCTGCTGATGTGTTGCTAATGCACAGCTATACTATTAACACTAAATTTATAAATTCTGATAGTGTAAAAAAGCTGACTAAGACCTATATAAGGCTCAATCAGCTTTTTGGTAACTACAGATGCTATTATCTAATATTGGTATACTACATTTATACTTTAAATTTTGAAATCATTGCATTCAATTTATTCGTGTTATCTTTCATTACTATCATTTGCTCAACAATTTCCTCAGTTCTCACTGAGAATACCCCGGCATTTTCAGCGATTGCAGATATTCCACTTGCTCCTTCGTTTGCAGACAATGTAACTTCATGAATCACACGCATCATACTTTGGATAGAGTCTAGCATTTGTTCAGAAATATCTTTGAATTCTACCATAATTTCCTCTACATATTTTGCATCTTTACTATAAACTTCACCGGTATTTACCATAACCTCGTAATCTTTCACGACTTGATTCTCTACAAAGGTTAACATGTCCTCTGAGCTTTTTACTAAGTTATCTACAGAAGAGAATACCGTACTCGTCACTTCTTGAATCTTATTTACGGTATCTTTAGAGTCCTCCGCTAGTTTGCGAATTTCGTCAGCTACTACAGCAAATCCTCTTCCAGCCTCGCCAACTCTTGCTGCTTCAATTGCTGCATTTAATGCTAATAGATTCGTTTGAGCAGTAATTTCTAAGATTGCTTGTGACAATACTTGTATTTTATCAATTGCTTTCGATTCTTTAATTGCCGCACGTAATTTCGTGTTTGAGTCCTCATACACTCGTGTAGCATTTGCCCTAGAAGACACCGCACTATCTTTTAAGTTTATAGCTCGTTGATTAATTTCTTTTGCAGAATTGCTGCCTTCACGGGCTTTATCCGCAATTCTCTCCATTGCTAACTCAATTTCCACAGAAGATGCATTCATCTCTTGCATGGATGCTGCGGTTTCTTCCATACCTGCAGATATTTGTTGCGTAGTAGCAGATACCTCTTCAACGTTAGCATTAAACTCTACTAAATTTTTCTCTGTCTTCTCTACTAAATCGAATATATCATGGGTAACATCTGTTACTTCATGAATTACTTTCTGTTGCGATGAAATCATCTGGTTAAATCCGTTGGAAAGTAGCCCTAATTCGTCATTCGTCTTGGATGTAACTCTTGCCGTTAAATCTCCATTGGAAGCTTGATTAAATGCTAGTAATAATGGAGGTATCTGTTTCAGTATGCTCCCTGTCGAAACAAATAATATAATAGATAATATGATTACCGCCAGCAACAGCGCTATAGTAAATATATAGCGAAATGCAGCCAATTGTTCTTCTGCTTCTTCTATCGGAACTACCAACGCTACTACCCATTTACTGATATCTACTGGTGCATATGCGATGTAATTCTCTTGTTCATTAAATTTTACTGTTTCAATTTCCGCTTTTCCACTCAATAGCCCGCCGCTAATACTCTTCCATTCTTCTATTTCCGCTACTGTTTTGTCTAATATCAAATCAGCGTTTTTATGATAGATAAACTTTCCTACCGTATCTATCAAAACAGCATGTCCACTGTCTTTATAGGAAAAGCTCCCCATTATCTCAGATATTCGATCTAAAGAAATATCCATTCCGGCTACACCTAATAGGTCTCCATTTTCCTCATAGATAGGTGTACAAACTGTAATTACAATCGATTGCGTAGAAACATCAACATATGGTTCTGTAATTGTCAGCCCTTTGTTTGCAATAGCAGCCTTGTACCATCCTCGTTGACTCATGTCAAATTCAGGAGGTAATACAAACTCATCGTGAATAATTAAATAGTTAATCGCGTCAATTCCTACATAGATATTCAACATATTCTCATTTTTCTCGCGAATTAAATTTAGTGTCTTAATGAGTTCCCGATAACCTGCTGTAGTGCGTACATTATTCTTGTCTGTAGCCCTTTTCACAAATTCCCGTACATAGTGATTTTCGTTTAATTGCTCTACATCTTGTCCTGCATCAAGCAATACCTTTTCTACATCATTCGATACTTTGTCTTTATAGGATGTCAATTGTTCTTGGACACCATTATGAATAATGTCTTTTGCTTTCATATAAATGACTCCTGAAAGCGATCCCAAAATAAGCATCGTAGAAAGAATGACCGCGACAAACATTTTAATACGGATTCCTGTTACAAATTTTCTCTCCATAAAAGTGTGTTGCTCCTCCATTTTTTTCTCTTTTTTGTTTTTTCCCTTTTTACTATTCTCTCTTTTTAGTTTTCTTCTTTGTATAGTTCACCTTTTTATTCTATTAAGCTTATTCTATGTACAAGATTACCGCGTATCAATCCAAGGTTTATTCCATTATTAGAAAATTAAGTATGTTTATTCATCTTCTTGTATATTCCATAAGCACTTATACGATTATACGTAATTAATTGACATAGTCAAGAATAATATTCTATGATTAGTTTAAACTTGCATATAACTACATAAGATTTATTCTACTGTAATTTTATTGAAAAATAGAAAGGGGTTTTATTATGAGTCACGAACTACCGCAACTTCCGTATGACAAGAACGCTTTAGAGCCACACATTTCTTCCGAAACATTAGAATTTCATCACGGAAAGCACCATCAGGCATATGTTACGAATTTAAACAACTTAATTCCTGGAACTGAGTTTGAGAATATGCCCTTAGATGAAATCGTTAAGAAGTCTTCAGGTGGGGTTTTCAACAATGCCGCTCAAGTCTGGAATCATACCTTCTTCTGGAACTGCATGAGTCCGAACGGTGGCGGAGAGCCTACTGGAGAAATAGCTGATGCTATCAATGCAACTTTCGGTTCTTTCGATAGTTTCAAAGAGCAATTTACCAAGACAGCTGTTGGCACGTTTGGCTCTGGCTGGGCATGGTTAGTAAAGAACTCCGACGGTTCCCTAGCTCTAGTTAGTACCAGCAATGCTCAAACACCTTTAACTACAGATCAAAAACCACTTTTGACTTGTGATGTCTGGGAGCATGCGTACTATATCGATTATCGCAATGCACGCCCTAAATTTGTGGAGGCGTTCTGGAATTTAGTGAATTGGGATTTTGTCGCGAAGAACTTCGCTGAATAATGGTAAAGGACCTGTCGATTGTTCAATCACAGGTCCTTTTGTTACTCTTCTTTTCCCCTATATATTGACTCTTTTTCGCCTCTTGGATGAGATAGTGGGCGAATCGATGAATACTCTGCATAAAGCGCTCCTGTGAGAAATCACCTTTTGCCATACGATTTAAGGCCCTTTCCCATTTGCCAGTTGTTTCTGGTGACTTCAATTCATTCGGTATAATGCTAATAATCTTAATCCCTTTTTCCGTTGGAATAAGGTTCTTCTTTTCGCGCTTAATATATTCGACTTGGATTAACCGTTCAATGATGGCTGCTCGCGTAGCTGGTGTACCTAATCCACTATCTTTCAGTTGCTCTCGTAGTTCTTCATCTTCTACAAAGCGTCCTGCATTTTCCATCGCACTGAGCAATGTGTTTTCGTTGTATGGTTTTGGCGGCTGTGTTTGTTTCTTAACCATCTCAGCATTGACGAAAGGAACGGAATCCCCAACCTTCAGTACTGGTAGCACCTGCTCATCCTTATTGTTATCATCGCTGCTATTGCTGTTCTTATAAAGAGCTTTCCAGCCCCATTTTAGCACAGTCGTTCCCTTCGAAAGGAAACATTCCTCCACGGACTCTATGACAATTTGCGTAGATTCGTATTCATACGCTGGATAAAAAACTGCTATAAACCTACGCACGATTAAATCATAAATATTCCGCTCTTGCTGGGAAAGCTTGTCTAGATTCGGCACCTTCGGCGTTGCGATAATCGCATGATGGTCTGTAACTTTGCTATTGTTGATGATACGGTTGTTAAACTTGATTGGTTGTTTAATCCCCTCAATGTAAGGACGATACTCTGCAACACTAATGCGCTTTAATGTTTCGCTAATTGTAGATTTCATGTCATCCGATAGATAACGACTATCCGTCCTTGGATACGTGATTAACTTATGTTTCTCGTATAGGCTTTGGGCGATATCTAAGGTCTGTTTTGCTGTATACGCAAAGGATTTGTTCGCGTCCTTCTGAAGCTCTGTTAAGTTATATAGTAACGGTGCCGTTAACTTTTTATGCTCTTTCTTAACATCTTTAACATTGCCGATAGTACCGATTACTTTATTTACGATTGTAAGGGCTTGACTTTCTGTCGTAATCCTAGAAGTATTCTCTTTTACATCTGTCCATGTTCCAGAGAAATCTCCATAATCGCTTTTAATTTCCCAGTAATCTTGCGGTGTAAAATTGGTGATATCATGGTGCCTTTGGACGATCATTGCTAAGGTTGGAGTCTGAACGCGACCGACGCTATATACCATATTATTGCGAACAGAATACACTCGCGTACCGTTAATCCCTATTAACCAATCTGCTTCGCTGCGGCATTTGGCTGAGGCATATAAATTGTCGTATTCGCGATTATCTTTCAATTGTTTGAAACCTTCTTGAATCGCCTCTTCCGTCATAGAGCTAATCCATAGCCTCTTACAAGGTTTGGTGCAACCCACTAAATCATAAATATAACGAAAAATCAACTCCCCTTCACGCCCACTGTCAGTCGCACAAATAATGTCATCGATGTCTGTACGATTCATCAGGAACTCTAGGGTTTTGTACTGTTTTAGGGTTCCAGAGAGCGGCTTTAGTTTCATCTGTTCTGGTATAATCGGTAAGGTTTGAACATCCCACTTCTTATAGCGTTCGTTATAATCCTCCGGTTCACATAATGTTACAAGGTGACCCACAGCCCAAGAGATAAGGTATTGCTGTCCTTCTAAGTAACCGTTTTTCTTCGATGATGCTCCAATCACTTTTCCAATATCTGTGGCAACCGAAGGTTTCTCTGTAATAATTAGTGTTTTTCCCATTCCAATCTCCTTAGACGATTTGCAAGCAATGTATTTCTTTGTGTGATTTTATGATTCCGAACGGCCATTGCAATCGCTTGCTTCGTGCCGACTAGTACCATTACTTTTTTGGCTCTGGTGACGCAAGTGTATAATAAGTTTCTCTGTAGCATCATGAAATGCTGCATAGTAAATGGAGCCACAACCACCTTATACTCGCTGCCCTGGCTTTTGTGTACAGTTGTGGCGTACGCTAGCATGATTTCATCAAGCTCTGTCACATCGTATTCAACATCGATTCCGTCGAAGGTGATGATGAGTGTGCGCTCTTCCGTATCAATGGCGGTTATTTTACCAATATCACCATTAAAGACATTTTTATCGTAGTTGTTCTTGATTTGCATAACCTTGTCATGTAAGCGATAGCTTGTACCGCCGAATTTCATTACAATGTCGCACGGATTCAATGCCTCTTGTAAAATCTGATTCAAATTCATCGCACCTGATTCCCCGCGCTGCATCGGGCATAGTACCTGTATATCATTGACTGCATCTATGTTGTAATAGTTGGGAAGGCGCTTGGTGCATAAATCTCGTATTGTGCTAGCTACTAATTCAGGGTGTTCTTGTTCGATAAAGAAAAAGTCTCGATCACGACTCCCTGATAATTCTGGAAACTCACCCTTATTGATGCGATGAGCATTGGTAATGATCGCACTCCCTTGGGCTTGTCGGAAGATTCTTGTCAGCTTGACCACATTTACAATACTAGAATCTATGATATCCTGCAGTACATTTCCAGCACTAACAGAAGGTAACTGATCAATATCCCCCACTAAAATGACTACTGTTTTGTTATCGACTGCTTTTAACAAGTTGTACATTAGTACGATGTCCACCATGGATACTTCATCAATAATTAAGACATCGCAGACGAGAGGGTCTTCCTCGTTTTTCTTATACCCTTCGGTAGGCTTGAATTCTAATAACCGATGAATTGTCTTTGCCTCTTTACCAGTAGCTTCTGACATTCTCTTGGCGGCTCGTCCCGTTGGTGCAGCCAACAAAACAGTCGCCCCTAGATGTTCGAATACTTGGATGATTGCAAGGGTTGTCGTTGTCTTCCCAGTGCCTGGTCCACCTGTTAAAACCATAAATTTTGATTGCACAGCCGTTTGAATTGCTTGCTTCTGGATATCGTCGTACGCGATCTCCTGTTCTTTTTCAATCAAGCCGATTGTATCTGCCGCATTCACAGTCTGGAACTGACTATTGGTCGCGATAATCTCTTGGATTCGCTTTGCCGTTCCAACCTCACTATAGTAAAATGATGGTAGAAAAATAGAATCCTCTTCGTCCATGATTACTGTTTGATTGAGTAGAATGTTCCCTAATGTCTCTTCTATAATAGGTCTGCTAATTTCTAAAATTTCCTCAGTCTTCTCAATAAGCTGCTCTCTAGTTGCAAAACAGTGTCCCTCATTTGACAATTCGTTTAGCATGAATACGATACCGGCACTGCAACGTTCAAAAGACTCCTTGCCAATCCCCATCTGCAGGGCTATTTTATCTGCTGTACGAAAACCGATTCCCCAGATATCTTCTGCAAGTCGATATGGATTCTCTTGCACAATGTCGATACTTTTCTCGCCGTAGGTCTTATATATTTTCACTGCATATGCTGTAGAAACTCCATTGGATTGCAAGAACAGCATGACATTTTTAATTTCTTTCTGTTCCTGCCACGCCTTTTTAATGATTGTCACTCGTTTACTGCCGATGCCCTCTACTTCAATCAATCGGTCCGGACTATCTTCGATGATGTGTAGCGTGTTTTCTTTGAACTTGCGCACAATCTTTTTTGCGTATACGGGACCTATCCCTTTGATTAGGCCACTGCCTAGATACTTTTCAATTCCTGCTACGGTTGCAGGCACTTCCTCACGATAGTCCTGTACTGAAAATTGCTTGCCAAATTTACTATCCATTCGCCAGTCGCCTTTTAGACGGATAACAGCACCCACGTTCACAGCAGCAAGATTTCCCACAATCGTCACTAAGTCTGGATGGCCTTTGGAACGAATTTTGATGACACAAAAACCATTCTCTTCATTTTGATATGTGATTCTCTCAACGATTCCACTCAAGTTCTCCATGAAAACCACCCTGCTAATCTGCCAATATTCTTGTTTCTTTCTTAATCATATAACAGGTATTCTCGTTTGTCATAAGAAATCCCTTCCATCATTTCACGTTTCATTGTATTGTTACTATAATATTGATAGAATAATGGTTGGTAAAACGCGTTTCAAAGCGAAACGATTTCGGAAAGAAAGGAATACACAAGTGGACAATCAAATAGCAGAAGATTTACGAACAAAAATAAATAATAGACGCACCTTCGCAATCATCTCTCACCCCGATGCGGGGAAAACTACATTAACAGAAAAGTTATTACTGTTTGGTGGTGCGATTCGTCTTGCTGGCACTGTAAAAGGACGGAAAGCCAGTAAGCATGCAACTTCAGACTGGATGGAAATTGAGAAACAGCGTGGAATTTCCGTAACATCTAGCGTAATGCAATTTTCTTACGGTGGTCATGAAATCAACATCTTAGATACACCAGGTCACCAAGATTTTAGTGAAGATACGTATCGTACATTAACAGCAGCGGACTGTGCTGTGATGTTGCTCGACTCTGCCAAAGGTGTCGAGGCCCAAACGATTAAACTTTTCCAAGTGTGCCGAATGCAGAACATTCCTATTTTCACTTTCATCAATAAGATGGACCGTGAAGGTAAAGAGCCTTTAGCTTTACTTGAAGAGTTAGAAAATGTTCTAGGAATTCGTTCTTGTCCTATGAACTGGCCGATTGGAATGGGTTCAGACTTTCTAGGGATTTACGATCGAATTAACGAGCGATTTGACTTATTTCGCGAACAAGAACAACGTGAGCTATTTGAGTTGAAAGATAACGATCTAGGTTCGCAAGAAGTAAAGGAACTACTAGGTGAAAGTCGTAGCCAGCAGCTTCAAGATGATATCGAATTATTAGACATCGCTGGTGACCCATTTGATATCGATAAAATCAATGAAGGAAAGCTCACTCCCGTATTTTTCGGAAGTGCTTTAACGAACTTTGGAGTCCAGACATTCTTAGATGAGTTCGTCAAATTATCACCACCTCCTAGCGCCAGAAAAAGTACGATTGGCATGATTGACCCTGTGGAGAATAAATTCTCGGGATTTATTTTCAAAATCCAAGCCAACATGAATCCAGCTCACCGCGACAGAATCGCTTTCTTACGAATTTGCTCTGGACGATTTGAACGAAATCTTAGCGTCAATCACGTGCGCCTAGGAAAACAGATTAAATTATCACAGCCTCAACAGTTTCTTGCGCAAGACCGTCATATTATCGATGAAGCTTTTGCAGGGGATATTATTGGATTATTTGATCCAGGGATATTCCAAATTGGAGATACCTTAACTGTCGAGGGAAATTTCCAATTTGATAAGCTGCCACAATTTACACCAGAACATTTCGCAAAGGTGTATACGAAAGACGCCTTGAAACATAAGCAATTCCAAAAAGGGTTGTATCAGTTAGCGGAAGAAGGGGCCGTTCAGATTTATAAAACGTTTATCAATCACACAGAAGATATGATTCTTGGAGTGGTTGGTGAATTACAGTTCGAAGTATTCCAACACCGTTTAAAATCTGAATACGGTGTCGACGTATACTTCCAAAGATTGAATCATCAATTTGCCCGTTGGTTAAAGAGTGAAACAAAGATTGACCCATTTAGTCTCGGCAGTTCTAATTGTCTGCTTGTGAAAGATCATTACGATAACTTAGTCGCACTGTTTGAAAGCGAATTTTCCCTCCGTTGGATGATGGAGAAGTATCCGAATTTCCGCTTCCAGACCATTAATAATGAAGATGCAAACGTTGATGTCACATACTTTAAACGCTAGTTGACCAAATGAAGCAAGCCCCATACATACTGGGCATGCTCTATGCGAAAGAGCCGCGAAAATCGCGGCTCTTTCTATCTTTAATTTAAAGTGTATAATGTGCTTTCTTAAGTGTATAATGTACTTTCTTTCCCTAAGATCACTGTAAACGTAAAAGTTGAGCCCTTTCCATCCTCGCTCGTTACCATAATATTCCCACCCATGATTTCAACTATGCGCTTGCATATCGTTAATCCAAGACCAGTTCCACCGTATTTACGTGTTAATGAATTGTCAGCCTGGGTAAATGGCTTAAAAATTTGTTGCATAGATTCTACAGACATTCCGATTCCTGTGTCTTGAATAGAAAACTCAAGCTCTATCGTTGAATCTGTATAATCAATCACTGACACTTTTGCATGAATACTACCTTGGTCAGTAAACTTAATCGCATTATTCACTAAATTACTAATCACTTGACGCAGTCTTAATGGGTCACCAACTGCTACCTCTGGTAAATCCGTAACATACTGAATGCTAAGTCCAACCCCTTTTTCCTTGGCTTTTGCGCTAAATGGTGTGATCGACGCCTCGACAGTGTCTTTAATATCAAAAGGAATTTCTTCTAGCTGCATGTTACCAGACTCGACTTTAGAAATATCTAATATGTCATTGATGATTGCCAGCAAGCTTTCTGATGATTGATTGATATGGCTGATATATTCCAGTTGTTCTTCTGTTAGGTCTGTGAATTCTAATAGATTCACAAAT of the Desulfuribacillus stibiiarsenatis genome contains:
- the recD2 gene encoding SF1B family DNA helicase RecD2 translates to MENLSGIVERITYQNEENGFCVIKIRSKGHPDLVTIVGNLAAVNVGAVIRLKGDWRMDSKFGKQFSVQDYREEVPATVAGIEKYLGSGLIKGIGPVYAKKIVRKFKENTLHIIEDSPDRLIEVEGIGSKRVTIIKKAWQEQKEIKNVMLFLQSNGVSTAYAVKIYKTYGEKSIDIVQENPYRLAEDIWGIGFRTADKIALQMGIGKESFERCSAGIVFMLNELSNEGHCFATREQLIEKTEEILEISRPIIEETLGNILLNQTVIMDEEDSIFLPSFYYSEVGTAKRIQEIIATNSQFQTVNAADTIGLIEKEQEIAYDDIQKQAIQTAVQSKFMVLTGGPGTGKTTTTLAIIQVFEHLGATVLLAAPTGRAAKRMSEATGKEAKTIHRLLEFKPTEGYKKNEEDPLVCDVLIIDEVSMVDIVLMYNLLKAVDNKTVVILVGDIDQLPSVSAGNVLQDIIDSSIVNVVKLTRIFRQAQGSAIITNAHRINKGEFPELSGSRDRDFFFIEQEHPELVASTIRDLCTKRLPNYYNIDAVNDIQVLCPMQRGESGAMNLNQILQEALNPCDIVMKFGGTSYRLHDKVMQIKNNYDKNVFNGDIGKITAIDTEERTLIITFDGIDVEYDVTELDEIMLAYATTVHKSQGSEYKVVVAPFTMQHFMMLQRNLLYTCVTRAKKVMVLVGTKQAIAMAVRNHKITQRNTLLANRLRRLEWEKH
- a CDS encoding peptide chain release factor 3; translation: MDNQIAEDLRTKINNRRTFAIISHPDAGKTTLTEKLLLFGGAIRLAGTVKGRKASKHATSDWMEIEKQRGISVTSSVMQFSYGGHEINILDTPGHQDFSEDTYRTLTAADCAVMLLDSAKGVEAQTIKLFQVCRMQNIPIFTFINKMDREGKEPLALLEELENVLGIRSCPMNWPIGMGSDFLGIYDRINERFDLFREQEQRELFELKDNDLGSQEVKELLGESRSQQLQDDIELLDIAGDPFDIDKINEGKLTPVFFGSALTNFGVQTFLDEFVKLSPPPSARKSTIGMIDPVENKFSGFIFKIQANMNPAHRDRIAFLRICSGRFERNLSVNHVRLGKQIKLSQPQQFLAQDRHIIDEAFAGDIIGLFDPGIFQIGDTLTVEGNFQFDKLPQFTPEHFAKVYTKDALKHKQFQKGLYQLAEEGAVQIYKTFINHTEDMILGVVGELQFEVFQHRLKSEYGVDVYFQRLNHQFARWLKSETKIDPFSLGSSNCLLVKDHYDNLVALFESEFSLRWMMEKYPNFRFQTINNEDANVDVTYFKR